The Pseudodesulfovibrio sp. zrk46 genome contains a region encoding:
- the tsaE gene encoding tRNA (adenosine(37)-N6)-threonylcarbamoyltransferase complex ATPase subunit type 1 TsaE, translated as MDVQLHLEDTDATLVLGRFLANALAGIPNPPALLLQGDLGSGKTTLVRGLVESLPGAAQAEVSSPSFNIFNLYPTTPPVAHFDLYRLEGMPPDDELFELFEDRATLAVVEWIQFLDREYWPEESIFLEWTSSETGRTLTFHAMGRVALEIANTLPEQFKLKQ; from the coding sequence ATGGACGTTCAACTCCACCTCGAAGATACCGATGCCACCCTTGTGCTGGGCCGCTTCCTGGCCAATGCACTAGCAGGCATCCCCAATCCTCCAGCCCTGCTGCTGCAAGGGGATCTTGGCTCAGGTAAAACCACCTTGGTTCGTGGATTGGTGGAGTCTCTACCCGGCGCAGCCCAGGCAGAGGTGTCTAGTCCGAGCTTTAATATTTTTAATCTCTACCCAACCACCCCGCCAGTAGCCCACTTTGACCTGTACCGGCTAGAAGGCATGCCTCCAGACGACGAGCTATTCGAACTCTTTGAGGACCGGGCAACCCTGGCAGTGGTGGAATGGATACAATTCCTTGACCGGGAATACTGGCCCGAAGAATCCATATTCCTTGAATGGACGTCGTCCGAGACTGGACGGACCCTTACCTTCCATGCCATGGGAAGGGTTGCTCTGGAAATTGCCAACACTTTGCCGGAACAATTCAAACTCAAGCAATAA
- a CDS encoding holo-[acyl-carrier-protein] synthase, with the protein MIKGLGIDLTELDRIQNNWERFGLRFAEKILTERELKQLPRKNPVPRLAALFAAKEAAVKALGTGFAEGIHFKCIEIVHAPSGKPEIHFLETGLEKCRELGVTSAYISLTHSRDTAAATVVLEG; encoded by the coding sequence ATGATCAAAGGCCTCGGCATAGATCTTACGGAGCTGGACCGCATCCAAAACAACTGGGAGCGGTTCGGCCTTCGTTTTGCTGAAAAGATACTGACGGAACGAGAGTTAAAACAGTTGCCCCGTAAAAATCCTGTACCCCGACTAGCTGCTCTTTTCGCAGCTAAAGAAGCAGCCGTCAAAGCACTTGGCACAGGGTTCGCTGAAGGCATACATTTCAAATGTATAGAGATTGTCCACGCGCCCAGCGGCAAACCAGAAATTCATTTTCTAGAGACGGGACTTGAGAAATGCCGAGAACTAGGAGTTACCTCAGCATATATATCTCTCACCCACTCCCGTGACACAGCCGCCGCCACCGTGGTATTAGAAGGATAG
- a CDS encoding UDP-glucose/GDP-mannose dehydrogenase family protein has translation MNVCIVGTGYVGLVSAACFAEMGNNISCVDVNPKVVETLRDGKVHIYEPGLEELVKRNNAEGRLVFTTDLAEGMADAQVVFITVGTPCGDDGTCDLSFVDAVAREVGQNMTSPKIIVDKSTVPVGTADRVRGIIAEELEKRGEDIYFDVVSNPEFLKEGDAVSDFMKPDRVVVGTEDEESAKVLKQLYAPFARSREKLIVMGVRSAEMTKYAANCMLATKISFINEIANICERVGANVTEVRAGIGSDSRIGYSFIYPGVGYGGSCFPKDVKALIGTAKENGYEATLIQSVDDVNNRQKHVLADKVKAYYDAQGGVAGKTLALWGIAFKANTDDIREASAVEVIKDLTALGMKVKAFDPVANERAREEVGDLDGLEIMDSQYDVLEGADALAVVTDWNQFRDPDFEKIKSMLKAPIVFDGRNLYVPERMGEAGFAYFSIGRVPVR, from the coding sequence ATGAATGTTTGTATTGTCGGTACAGGGTATGTGGGGCTTGTTTCTGCAGCTTGTTTTGCCGAAATGGGTAATAATATCTCGTGCGTTGACGTTAATCCCAAGGTTGTTGAGACTCTTCGTGATGGTAAAGTCCATATTTATGAACCAGGTCTCGAAGAATTGGTAAAGCGAAATAATGCGGAAGGGCGTTTAGTCTTCACGACAGACCTTGCTGAAGGTATGGCCGATGCACAGGTCGTATTTATTACAGTTGGAACCCCCTGTGGTGATGATGGTACGTGCGACCTTAGTTTTGTTGATGCAGTAGCTCGTGAAGTCGGTCAAAATATGACTTCTCCTAAAATTATTGTGGACAAATCTACAGTGCCTGTGGGGACAGCTGATCGTGTGAGGGGCATTATCGCGGAAGAGCTTGAGAAGCGGGGAGAAGATATTTATTTCGATGTTGTGTCTAACCCTGAGTTTCTTAAAGAGGGCGATGCCGTTTCTGATTTTATGAAGCCGGATCGTGTTGTTGTTGGTACTGAAGACGAGGAGTCTGCCAAGGTGCTGAAACAGCTTTATGCCCCATTTGCGCGTAGTCGTGAGAAACTTATCGTCATGGGAGTTCGTTCTGCCGAGATGACTAAGTATGCTGCGAACTGCATGCTTGCAACGAAGATTTCTTTTATTAATGAGATCGCTAATATTTGTGAGCGTGTTGGGGCCAATGTTACCGAGGTTCGTGCCGGCATTGGTTCAGACAGTCGTATTGGTTACAGTTTTATTTATCCGGGTGTAGGATATGGTGGTTCTTGCTTTCCTAAGGACGTAAAGGCACTCATTGGAACTGCCAAGGAAAATGGTTACGAAGCGACTCTCATCCAGTCTGTTGATGATGTTAATAATCGTCAGAAACACGTATTGGCCGATAAGGTTAAAGCATATTATGACGCTCAGGGCGGGGTTGCTGGAAAGACATTGGCTCTGTGGGGTATTGCTTTTAAAGCCAATACTGACGATATACGCGAGGCTTCGGCAGTTGAGGTCATTAAAGACCTTACCGCTCTCGGAATGAAGGTAAAGGCATTTGATCCTGTCGCCAATGAGCGTGCTCGTGAAGAAGTAGGGGATTTGGATGGGCTGGAGATCATGGATAGCCAGTATGACGTGCTGGAAGGTGCAGATGCTTTGGCTGTGGTAACTGATTGGAATCAGTTCCGTGATCCTGATTTCGAGAAAATTAAGAGTATGCTCAAAGCACCTATTGTTTTTGATGGCCGTAATCTTTATGTGCCTGAGCGAATGGGAGAGGCTGGATTCGCATACTTTAGCATCGGGCGTGTGCCGGTAAGATAA
- a CDS encoding CBS domain-containing protein: MLKAKDIMTTKCITLTPETDIATAAKTLIEKKINGAPVVENDKVVGVLCQSDLVAQQKKVTLPSFFTLLDGVFPLSSHDELEREMSKITAMTVGEAMTPAPTFISPETTMEDIATMMANEKLYTLPVLNAGKLVGVVGKEDVLKTLLRAD, from the coding sequence ATGCTGAAAGCAAAAGACATCATGACCACAAAGTGCATCACCCTGACTCCTGAGACAGATATCGCCACAGCAGCTAAAACCCTGATTGAAAAGAAGATCAATGGTGCACCTGTCGTGGAAAACGATAAAGTGGTTGGCGTCCTCTGCCAATCCGATCTCGTTGCACAACAAAAAAAGGTCACTCTACCGTCGTTCTTCACCTTACTCGACGGTGTATTTCCTCTTTCCTCACACGATGAACTGGAACGGGAAATGAGCAAAATTACAGCCATGACTGTAGGTGAGGCAATGACACCGGCTCCTACATTTATCAGTCCTGAAACGACCATGGAAGATATTGCAACCATGATGGCCAACGAAAAACTATACACTCTCCCAGTCCTGAACGCCGGTAAACTCGTTGGTGTAGTGGGCAAGGAAGACGTTCTCAAGACACTTCTCCGGGCTGATTAG
- a CDS encoding pyridoxine 5'-phosphate synthase, with protein sequence MPTLVVNVDHVATLRQARMGIEPEPVSAAYLAEMAGATGIIVHLREDRRHIQDRDVELIKKTCNTRLHLEMAATKEMQEIAIANMPEMVCLVPEKRQELTTEGGLNCIGNETKLEKFLAPLHDRGIRSSLFIDADPKQIEAARAIGTEYIEIHTGHFADAKDIHARNAELTKIIEGIKLAQGIGLKVNLGHGLNYRNILSFKDVPGIKEYSIGHSIMARAIYVGLDRAVRDMVQLIRTFAD encoded by the coding sequence ATGCCAACACTAGTAGTCAACGTTGATCACGTCGCGACTCTCAGACAAGCCCGCATGGGTATAGAACCAGAACCCGTCTCTGCCGCCTATCTGGCTGAAATGGCAGGAGCAACAGGTATTATTGTCCACCTTCGAGAAGATCGTCGTCACATTCAAGATCGCGATGTTGAGTTGATCAAAAAGACCTGCAACACCCGCCTTCATCTGGAAATGGCTGCCACCAAGGAAATGCAGGAAATAGCCATTGCAAACATGCCAGAAATGGTTTGCCTCGTCCCAGAAAAACGTCAAGAACTGACAACTGAGGGGGGACTCAACTGCATTGGCAACGAGACAAAACTGGAAAAATTCCTTGCTCCCTTACATGACCGAGGCATTCGATCTTCTCTTTTTATAGACGCTGACCCAAAGCAAATCGAAGCAGCCAGAGCCATCGGCACGGAGTACATTGAAATTCATACCGGCCACTTTGCCGATGCAAAAGACATACACGCTCGCAATGCGGAACTGACCAAGATTATTGAAGGAATCAAACTAGCTCAAGGGATTGGCCTAAAAGTTAACCTTGGGCACGGACTAAACTATCGCAACATTTTGTCATTTAAAGACGTTCCCGGCATCAAAGAATATTCTATCGGTCACTCCATAATGGCACGCGCCATTTATGTTGGCCTAGACCGTGCCGTCCGCGACATGGTCCAACTTATACGTACTTTTGCGGACTAG
- a CDS encoding NAD(P)H-hydrate dehydratase, with protein sequence MLLPLPTPEEMLRWDRETIKTIGIPGVTLMESASREAVSVLLDEYGPVEEKEIFCFAGSGNNGGDAFAMGRMLQDLGADVTVFHTKPKKHYRAETRSNLLWAQKLGVPLKHLDRVNFNILPQPDIVIDGLLGTGLRGHLRDDYITLIRNINRLAKHSYVLSIDIPSGLSGLNGQPQPEAIIADSTVTFEAPKLGLIMPEASRFTGILHVQSIGIPSLVQEKHPARHHLISDEIMNLIPTPELDMHKGKAGHILIIGGSPGLTGAPYLSAMGALRSGAGLVTIACPGGLADTIKAGNPDIMTLPLNKSDHWSQNLSEIILNKISQFDSIVIGPGLGRSRKTVDFLDAFIAECPARLVMDADALFGLAQLSEKMTKLPSDTILTPHPGEMATLFGVPNSKIQEERLGYAQRFTEISNATLVLKGAGTVVADQTMTCISPFSEPNLAVAGSGDVLSGIIGSLLARGLEPIEAASLGVYWHGMTGRILREKFPMRGNFASDIADSLPMAVKQYIEGVA encoded by the coding sequence ATGCTTCTGCCACTCCCCACTCCTGAAGAAATGTTACGATGGGACCGGGAAACCATTAAGACTATCGGCATCCCAGGCGTGACACTCATGGAGTCCGCTAGTCGTGAAGCCGTATCTGTACTCTTGGATGAATACGGCCCAGTAGAAGAAAAGGAAATATTCTGCTTCGCGGGCTCCGGCAACAACGGCGGTGATGCGTTTGCGATGGGGCGTATGCTTCAAGATTTGGGCGCAGACGTCACAGTTTTTCACACAAAACCCAAAAAACATTACCGAGCCGAGACTCGTAGTAATCTTTTGTGGGCACAAAAGCTTGGAGTCCCACTCAAGCACCTGGACCGGGTGAATTTTAATATATTACCCCAACCAGATATCGTAATCGATGGCCTACTTGGAACCGGCCTGAGGGGACATCTCCGTGATGACTACATAACACTTATTCGCAACATCAATCGACTTGCTAAGCATAGCTATGTCTTATCTATTGATATTCCTTCTGGCCTTAGTGGACTAAATGGCCAACCGCAGCCCGAAGCGATAATTGCCGATAGTACAGTTACCTTCGAAGCTCCAAAACTTGGCTTGATTATGCCTGAAGCAAGTCGATTCACCGGGATTTTACATGTTCAGTCAATCGGCATCCCTTCTCTTGTGCAAGAGAAACATCCAGCAAGACACCACCTTATATCCGATGAGATTATGAATTTAATTCCAACGCCAGAGTTGGACATGCACAAAGGAAAGGCCGGACACATCCTAATTATAGGAGGCTCACCTGGCCTAACTGGTGCACCTTATCTTTCTGCAATGGGTGCGTTGCGAAGTGGTGCAGGACTTGTCACCATCGCATGCCCAGGTGGACTGGCGGACACCATCAAAGCAGGGAATCCTGACATAATGACCCTGCCTTTAAACAAAAGTGACCACTGGTCACAAAATTTATCAGAAATTATTCTTAATAAAATTAGTCAGTTTGATAGCATTGTCATAGGGCCAGGCCTTGGCAGGTCAAGAAAAACGGTTGATTTCCTCGACGCTTTTATTGCAGAGTGTCCCGCGCGCCTAGTGATGGATGCGGACGCACTTTTCGGACTAGCACAACTTTCCGAAAAGATGACAAAACTTCCGTCAGACACAATTCTGACTCCACATCCCGGTGAAATGGCTACACTCTTTGGTGTGCCCAATTCAAAAATCCAAGAAGAGAGACTTGGATACGCACAGAGATTCACCGAAATCAGCAACGCCACGCTGGTCCTTAAGGGCGCGGGGACAGTGGTCGCAGATCAGACGATGACCTGCATCAGTCCTTTCTCCGAGCCCAACCTCGCTGTAGCAGGCTCTGGAGATGTGCTATCTGGCATTATCGGTTCTCTACTCGCACGAGGATTGGAACCGATTGAAGCCGCTAGTCTTGGCGTATACTGGCACGGCATGACTGGGCGGATTTTGAGAGAGAAATTTCCGATGAGGGGCAATTTTGCCTCAGACATCGCAGACTCGCTGCCTATGGCAGTCAAACAGTATATTGAAGGAGTTGCATAA